One window of Pyxicephalus adspersus chromosome 4, UCB_Pads_2.0, whole genome shotgun sequence genomic DNA carries:
- the TRIM54 gene encoding tripartite motif-containing protein 54, with translation MNFAVGFKSLGGDTQTMDNLEKQLICPICLEMFTKPVVILPCQHNLCRKCANDIFQASNPLWQSRGSSTVSSGGRFRCPSCRHEVVLDRHGVYGLQRNLLVENIIDIYKQESSRPLNTKTEQHLMCEEHEDEKINIYCLTCEVPTCSMCKVFGAHKDCEVAPLSSIYKRQKLVQDNSRRQKQHLSQRFDSLYNILEERKKELLQVIARQQEEKLQYVRGLIRKHGDHLEVTSKLVETSIQSMDEPQMAAFLQQAKELIKKITDMSKVSTIDRPDPGYENMDHFCVNVDCVSEMLRTIEFCSGTQGEDEDDAFDAEESETTEEERGEPTDDSAARQRTATP, from the exons ATGAATTTTGCCGTAGGGTTCAAATCTTTAGGGGGGGACACCCAGACCATGGACAACCTGGAGAAGCAGCTGATATGTCCCATCTGCCTGGAGATGTTCACCAAACCCGTGGTCATCCTGCCCTGCCAGCATAACCTGTGCCGCAAGTGTGCCAACGACATCTTCCAG GCCTCCAACCCACTGTGGCAGTCCCGCGGCTCCAGCACGGTGTCCTCAGGGGGGCGTTTCCGCTGCCCATCCTGCCGCCATGAGGTGGTCCTGGATAGACATGGAGTGTACGGACTGCAGAGGAACCTGCTGGTGGAAAACATCATAGACATCTACAAGCAGGAATCCTCCAG ACCTCTGAACACAAAGACAGAACAACACTTAATGTGTGAAGAACACGAGGATgagaaaatcaacatttattgCTTGACCTGTGAGGTGCCCACCTGTTCTATGTGTAAGGTGTTTGGGGCCCACAAGGACTGCGAAGTGGCCCCTTTGTCCAGCATCTACAAAAGGCAGAAG CTTGTGCAGGACAACAGTCGCAGGCAGAAGCAGCACCTGAGTCAGAGATTTGACTCTCTCTATAATATCCTGGAGGAGAGGAAGAAGGAATTATTGCAGGTGATCGcgcggcagcaggaggagaagcTGCAGTATGTGCGTGGGCTGATCCGCAAACATGGCGACCACCTGGAGGTCACTTCCAAGCTTGTCGAGACTTCCATACAGTCCATGGATGAGCCGCAGATGGCTGCCTTCCTGCAG cAAGCCAAAGAGCTGATAAAAAA GATCACCGACATGTCCAAGGTCTCCACGATAGACCGGCCTGACCCCGGATATGAGAACATGGACCACTTCTGTGTCAACGTGGACTGTGTGTCTGAGATGCTAAGAACCATTGAATTTTGTTCAG GTACGCAGGGAGAGGATGAGGATGACGCCTTTGATGCAGAAGAATCAGAAACAACGGAGGAAGAGAGAGGCGAGCCTACAGACG ATTCTGCTGCAAGGCAAAGAACTGCAACTCCCTAA